From Methanomicrobiales archaeon HGW-Methanomicrobiales-1, a single genomic window includes:
- a CDS encoding NAD(P)-dependent oxidoreductase, whose protein sequence is MNVLLLGATGMLGKALYRTAENRNHSVTGAARSGTDIAVDIRNEGELRELIVNQNPEMIINTVAITNLEYCERNPQDAYLINARPLSFLANLAREYNIYLIQISTDNYYTGDGPKLHDEKYPVTLVNEYARTKFLAECLTNTYENSLIVRTNIVGFRGLDENPTFIEWCINTLINKKPAILFDDFYTSSIDVSNFSEILLDIADKKITGLLNISSRDVTSKKLFIESLAEGLNLDTSYTASGSVCGQKGVRHAESLGLDVTKAETILGYRMPGLHEVINKLSEEYLQGVHIEI, encoded by the coding sequence ATGAATGTCCTTCTTCTTGGTGCAACAGGGATGCTGGGTAAAGCATTGTACCGCACTGCAGAAAACAGGAATCATTCTGTTACGGGTGCGGCTCGATCGGGAACGGATATAGCAGTTGATATCCGTAATGAGGGAGAATTAAGGGAACTGATCGTTAATCAAAATCCAGAGATGATAATCAATACTGTTGCCATCACGAACCTTGAATATTGTGAGCGAAATCCACAAGATGCATATTTAATAAATGCACGCCCGCTATCGTTTCTTGCAAATCTTGCTCGTGAATATAATATATATTTGATTCAAATCTCAACGGATAACTATTATACGGGTGACGGACCGAAATTGCATGATGAAAAATACCCTGTCACTCTTGTTAATGAATATGCAAGAACAAAATTTTTGGCTGAATGTCTCACCAATACATACGAAAACTCGCTTATTGTCAGAACCAATATCGTTGGTTTCAGAGGTCTTGATGAAAATCCAACATTTATTGAATGGTGTATTAATACATTAATAAATAAAAAACCGGCAATTCTCTTTGACGATTTTTATACATCGAGTATTGATGTCAGTAATTTTTCTGAAATTTTATTAGATATTGCAGATAAGAAAATAACAGGTTTACTTAATATATCCAGCAGAGATGTGACCAGCAAGAAATTATTTATTGAGTCACTTGCTGAAGGATTGAATCTGGATACATCCTATACTGCATCCGGTAGCGTCTGCGGGCAGAAAGGTGTCAGGCATGCTGAAAGTCTGGGACTGGATGTAACGAAAGCAGAGACCATACTTGGGTACCGGATGCCTGGTCTTCATGAAGT